One genomic window of Physeter macrocephalus isolate SW-GA unplaced genomic scaffold, ASM283717v5 random_1, whole genome shotgun sequence includes the following:
- the CDC42EP2 gene encoding cdc42 effector protein 2, translating into MATKVPIYLKRGSRKGKKEKLRDLLSSDMISPPLGDFRHTIHIGSGGGSDMFGDISFLQGKFHLLPGTAVEEAEEDGGFELPFQFTRTATLCGRELPDGPSPLLKNAISLPVIGGPQALTLPAAQAPPKPPRLHLETPQPSPQPSPQEAGSVDIWRIPEAVSAHSGLTPESGAEEPFLSHASSLLSLHVDLGPSILDDVLQIMDQDLGHLQIPT; encoded by the coding sequence ATGGCCACCAAGGTGCCCATCTATCTGAAGCGCGGCAGCCGCAAAGGCAAGAAGGAGAAGCTGCGGGACCTGCTGTCCTCAGACATGATCAGCCCGCCACTGGGGGACTTCCGCCACACCATTCACATCGGCAGTGGTGGCGGCAGTGACATGTTCGGTGACATCTCCTTCCTGCAAGGCAAGTTCCACCTCCTGCCGGGGACGGCGGTCGAGGAGGCCGAGGAGGACGGTGGCTTTGAGCTGCCCTTCCAGTTCACGCGCACGGCCACCCTGTGCGGGCGGGAGCTCCCCGACGGGCCGTCCCCTCTGCTCAAGAACGCCATCTCCCTCCCGGTCATCGGCGGGCCCCAGGCGCTCACCTTGCCCGCCGCCCAGGCCCCCCCCAAACCCCCTCGCCTGCACCTGGAGACCCCTCAGCCTTCCCCACAGCCCTCCCCGCAGGAGGCAGGGAGCGTGGACATCTGGCGGATTCCGGAGGCTGTCTCGGCCCACAGTGGGCTGACCCCCGAGTCTGGGGCTGAGGAGCCCTTCCTGTCCCACGCCAGCTCCCTGCTCTCCCTGCACGTAGACCTGGGGCCTTCCATCCTGGATGACGTTCTCCAGATCATGGACCAGGACCTGGGCCACCTGCAGATCCCCACATAG